One genomic segment of Spirochaeta cellobiosiphila DSM 17781 includes these proteins:
- the nifE gene encoding nitrogenase iron-molybdenum cofactor biosynthesis protein NifE, translating into MDYIAARQGQILVKGKDNFNISCEKKSEAGSVSQRACVFCGSRVVLYPVADALHLVHGPIGCAVYTWDIRGALSSGPELHRNSFSTDLREKQVIYGGEKKLYESLIELIDRHEPKAAFVYSTCIIGIIGDDVNAVCKKVSQEKGIPVLPVHSEGFKGTKKDGYKAACEALFSLIGHGNIDNVSPVSINILGEFNLAGEAWMIQEYYKRMGVEVVAVMTGDGRVERIARSHGAVLNVVQCSGSMTYLAELMKEKYGIPYIRVSYFGIEDMAEALYDVAEHFSDYPEIRQKTEELVADELSELLPQLTAFRNDLEGKKAAIYVGGAFKAFSLIKALKHLGMTVVIAGSQTGNKKDYEMLQDLCEPGTIIVDDSNPLELSKFVKETGADLFIGGVKERPIAMKMGLGFVDHNHERKIALAGFKGMYNFAVEVHASVMSPIWNLRKEVL; encoded by the coding sequence ATGGATTATATAGCTGCAAGACAAGGTCAAATATTAGTAAAAGGTAAGGATAATTTTAACATCTCATGTGAAAAGAAAAGTGAAGCTGGTTCTGTCAGTCAAAGAGCCTGTGTATTTTGCGGAAGCCGAGTTGTGCTCTATCCTGTTGCTGATGCCCTTCATTTGGTACACGGCCCTATTGGTTGTGCTGTTTACACTTGGGATATAAGAGGTGCCCTAAGTTCCGGCCCAGAACTTCATAGAAACAGCTTTTCAACTGACCTTCGTGAAAAACAAGTTATATATGGAGGGGAAAAAAAGCTTTATGAAAGTCTAATCGAGTTAATAGATAGACATGAACCTAAAGCTGCTTTTGTTTACTCTACCTGTATCATAGGTATTATTGGTGATGACGTAAATGCAGTATGTAAGAAAGTAAGTCAAGAAAAAGGCATTCCAGTTCTACCTGTTCATTCAGAAGGATTCAAAGGAACTAAGAAAGATGGTTACAAAGCGGCTTGTGAGGCGCTATTCAGCCTAATTGGTCATGGCAATATAGATAATGTATCTCCTGTTAGTATCAACATACTAGGTGAGTTCAATCTCGCTGGTGAAGCCTGGATGATTCAGGAATACTACAAAAGAATGGGTGTAGAGGTTGTCGCCGTAATGACTGGTGATGGCCGTGTTGAACGAATTGCCCGAAGTCACGGAGCAGTTTTGAATGTTGTACAGTGTTCAGGTTCTATGACCTATTTGGCTGAATTAATGAAAGAAAAATACGGTATACCTTATATCCGTGTCAGTTATTTCGGAATCGAAGATATGGCTGAGGCTCTTTATGATGTTGCAGAACATTTTAGTGATTATCCTGAGATTCGTCAAAAAACAGAAGAGTTGGTAGCTGATGAATTATCAGAGTTGTTACCACAATTAACAGCGTTTCGAAATGATCTGGAAGGGAAGAAAGCGGCAATCTATGTAGGTGGGGCCTTTAAGGCTTTTAGTCTAATAAAAGCACTTAAACATTTGGGAATGACCGTTGTGATAGCTGGATCTCAAACAGGAAATAAAAAAGATTATGAAATGCTTCAGGACCTATGTGAACCAGGAACCATAATTGTTGATGATAGTAATCCTCTCGAATTATCAAAATTTGTTAAAGAAACAGGTGCAGATCTCTTTATTGGAGGTGTTAAAGAACGTCCCATCGCAATGAAAATGGGATTAGGTTTTGTTGATCACAATCACGAACGTAAGATAGCTCTGGCAGGATTCAAAGGAATGTACAACTTTGCCGTTGAAGTACATGCTTCCGTTATGAGTCCTATATGGAATCTAAGAAAGGAGGTTCTGTAA